AGGCACGGTTCACAAAAGTCAGTCTACCGTCAGGCTGAAAACGGCGGATAAGCTCTGTCTGGTCCTCGACCACTGACCGGTATATGGAATCTTTTTCAAAAACCATCTTAATTTCCGTCATAAACCATGAGCCGTGCGGTTTCCCGACGTTTAGAAACAGATAATTTCTTCAGTGACTCGTTTGAGAAGACACTCAATGCTCCCGCCGGACAAACGCTGACACAGGCTGGTTTATCGCGATACCCGGAACAAAGATCACACTTATGAGCCACAGGAGCTTCACTCTCCCAATTAACCATCCCCACCTGCATAGCTCCGAACGGACATGCCGCCAGACATGCCTTGCACCCGAAGCAGAGTTCGGCGTCTATTGCCACAGACTTGCCGTCACAGCGAATAGCATCGACCGGACAGGCTTTAGCACAGGGAGCATCTTCGCACTGGCGACACTGGATAGGCGCGGTGACACCTGATTCACGAATCACTGAGATACGCGGGCTGAACGGCTGCCCCTGTTCCATGGCCTGCCCCATATCAGACTTCATATGGGCATCCACACAGGCTATTTCACAGGCCCGGCAACCAATACAACGGGAAGGAACAGCCAAGACAAAAGCATTCATGCCTAATCTCCCCCGCCTTCAATGCAGTAGTGGGTATGTAAAAGCTCATGGGAACGATGACCCAAAGGAGCTCCTAGAAAATTATCATAAAGAGCGACAACGGACTCATTTTTATGTGAAGCCCGAACAGGCAGCTCCTTGTCATGACGATGCAGACCACCACGCCGCTTGGCTATAACACCGGCAGGATCAATTCCGGGCAGCAATTTCGGCTGTCCGCCCCCGGCGACACAACCACCGGGACAACACATGACTTCCATGAAATCAAAATCCGCTTTCCCGGCCCGTACATCTTCAAGAAGAACGGCAGCATTAGCGAGGCCGGAGACAATCACCGCACGTATGGTTTTACCGGCAACTTCAACTGTTGCCCTGCGAATCCCCTCTCCGGCAGGGGCAAAGTCCACCCCGCTCTCACAGACTTCTTTGCCGGTTGTAACGGCAATCGCGGTCCGGAGCGCGGCTTCCATAACTCCGCCTGTGGCGCCGAAAATGACCCCGGCACCAGAGTAAAGGCCCATAGGCACATCAAATTCCTCTTCGGGCATCTCGGCAAGGTTGAGTCCTTTGGCTTTAAGCATTGCCGCAAGCTCAGTC
Above is a genomic segment from Maridesulfovibrio sp. containing:
- a CDS encoding 4Fe-4S dicluster domain-containing protein, whose product is MNAFVLAVPSRCIGCRACEIACVDAHMKSDMGQAMEQGQPFSPRISVIRESGVTAPIQCRQCEDAPCAKACPVDAIRCDGKSVAIDAELCFGCKACLAACPFGAMQVGMVNWESEAPVAHKCDLCSGYRDKPACVSVCPAGALSVFSNESLKKLSVSKRRETARLMVYDGN